In Plasmodium reichenowi strain SY57 chromosome 1, whole genome shotgun sequence, the following are encoded in one genomic region:
- a CDS encoding calcium-transporting ATPase: MEEVIKNAHTYDVEDVLKFLDVNKDNGLKNEELDDRRLKYGLNELEVEKKKSIFELILNQFDDLLVKILLLAAFISFVLTLLDMKHKKIEICDFIEPLVIVLILILNAAVGVWQECNAEKSLEALKELQPTKAKVLRDGKWEIIDSKYLYVGDIIELSVGNKTPADARIIKIYSTSLKVEQSMLTGESCSVDKYAEKMEDSYKNCEIQLKKNILFSSTAIVCGRCIAVVINIGMKTEIGHIQHAVIESNSEDTQTPLQIKIDLFGQQLSKIIFVICVTVWIINFKHFSDPVHGSFLYGCLYYFKISVALAVAAIPEGLPAVITTCLALGTRRMVKKNAIVRKLQSVETLGCTTVICSDKTGTLTTNQMTTTVFHLFRESDSLTEYQLCQKGDTYYFYESSNLTNDIYAGESSFFNKLKEEGNVEALTDDGGEGLIDDADPYSDYFSSGSKKIKNDLSNNNNNNNNNNNNNNNNNSSSSSAKRNIPLKEMKSNENTIISRGSKILEDKINKYCYSEYDYNFYMCLVNCNEANIFCNDNSQIVKKFGDSTELALLHFVHNFDILPTFSKNNKMPAEYEKNTTPVQSSNKKDKSPRGINKFFSSKNENSHISSTLNENDKNSSNSNNTNLKNANHSNYSTTQATTNGYEAIGENTFEHGTSFENCFHSKLGNKINTTSTHNNNNNINNNNNNNNNSNSVPSECISSWRNECKQIKIIEFTRERKLMSVIVENKKKEIILYCKGAPENIIKNCKYYLTKNDVRPLNETLKNEIHNKIQNMGKRALRTLSFAYKKLSSKDLNIKNTDDYYKLEQDLIYLGGLGIIDPPRKYVGRAIRLCHMAGIRVFMITGDNINTARAIAKEINILNKNEGDDERDNYTYNKNTQICCYNGREFEDFSLEKQKHILKNTPRIVFCRTEPKHKKQIVKVLKDLGETVAMTGDGVNDAPALKSADIGIAMGINGTEVAKEASDIVLADDNFNTIVEAIKEGRCIYNNMKAFIRYLISSNIGEVASIFITALLGIPDSLAPVQLLWVNLVTDGLPATALGFNPPEHDVMKCKPRHKNDNLINGLTLLRYIIIGTYVGIATVSIFVYWFLFYPDSDMHTLINFYQLSHYNQCKAWNNFRVNKVYDMSEDHCSYFSAGKIKASTLSLSVLVLIEMFNALNALSEYNSLFEIPPWRNMYLVLATIGSLLLHVLILYIPPLARIFGVVPLSAYDWFLVFLWSFPVIILDEIIKFYAKRKLKEEQRTKKIKID, from the exons ATGGAAGAGGTTATTAAGAATGCTCATACATACGATGTTGAGGATGTACTAAAATTTTTGGATGTAAACAAAGATAATGGTTTAAAGAATGAGGAATTGGATGATAGGAGATTAAAATATGGTTTGAATGAATTAGAAGTagaaaagaagaaaagTATTTTTGAATTGATATTAAATCAATTTGATGATTTATTAGTAAAGATATTATTACTAGCTGCATTCATTAGTTTCGTGTTAACGTTATTAGATATgaaacataaaaaaatagaaatatgTGATTTTATTGAACCATTAGTTATagtattaatattaatattaaatgcTGCAGTAGGTGTATGGCAAGAATGTAATGCTGAAAAATCTTTAGAAGCTTTAAAAGAATTACAACCTACCAAAGCTAAAGTATTACGAGATGGGAAATGGGAAATTATTGATagtaaatatttatatgttgGTGATATTATTGAATTGAGTGTTGGTAATAAAACTCCAGCTGATGCAagaataattaaaatatattcaacAAGTTTAAAAGTTGAACAGAGTATGTTAACAGGAGAATCTTGTTCAGTTGACAAATATGCTGAAAAAATGGAAGATagttataaaaattgtGAAATACagttgaaaaaaaatattttattttcatctaCGGCTATTGTATGTGGTAGATGTATAGCTGTTGTTATCAACATAGGTATGAAGACTGAAATAGGTCATATTCAGCATGCTGTTATAGAATCAAATAGTGAAGATACTCAAACACCtttacaaataaaaatcgATTTATTTGGTCAACAATTAtcaaaaattatttttgtaatatgTGTAACTGTATGgattattaattttaaacaTTTCTCGGATCCAGTTCATggttcatttttatatggttgtttatattattttaaaattagTGTTGCATTAGCTGTTGCTGCTATACCAGAAGGATTACCAGCAGTCATAACAACTTGTTTAGCATTAGGAACAAGAAGAAtggtaaaaaaaaatgctATAGTAAGAAAGTTACAAAGTGTTGAGACGTTAGGATGTACAACGGTTATATGTTCTGATAAAACAGGTACCCTGACAACAAATCAAATGACAACAACCGTGTTTCATTTGTTTAGAGAATCTGATTCTTTAACAGAATACCAACTATGTCAAAAAGGTGATAcctattatttttatgaaagTTCAAACTTAacaaatgatatatatgcaGGTGAatcatctttttttaataaattaaaagaagaagGAAATGTTGAAGCTTTAACAGATGATGGAGGAGAAGGATTAATTGATGACGCTGATCCATATAGTGATTATTTTTCTAGTGGTAgtaagaaaataaaaaatgatttaagcaacaacaataataataataataataataataataataataataataataatagtagtagtagtagtgCTAAGAGGAACATTCctttaaaagaaatgaaatcaaatgaaaatacaataataaGTAGAGGTAGTAAAATATTAGAagataaaattaataaatattgttattcagaatatgattataatttttatatgtgttTAGTAAATTGTAATGAAGCAAATATTTTCTGTAACGATAATAGTCAAATAGTAAAAAAATTTGGTGATAGTACCGAATTAGCTTTATTACATTTTGTTCataattttgatatattacCAACATTCtctaaaaataataaaatgccagcagaatatgaaaaaaatacaacACCAGTACAATCATCAAATAAGAAGGATAAATCACCAAGGGGTATCAACAAATTTTTTAGTTCAAAAAATGAGAACAGTCATATTAGCAGTACATTGaatgaaaatgataagAATAGTTCGAATTCTAATAATACCAATTTAAAGAATGCTAACCATTCTAATTATAGTACAACACAGGCAACAACAAATGGATATGAAGCTATAGGTGAAAATACATTTGAACATGGCACAAGTTTTGAAAATTGTTTCCACTCAAAATTGggtaataaaataaataccACATCAacacataataataacaacaatattaataataataacaataataataataatagtaatagtGTTCCAAGTGAATGTATTTCTTCTTGGAGAAATGAATgtaaacaaataaaaattattgaaTTCACTAGAGAAAGGAAACTTATGAGTGTTATCgttgaaaataaaaaaaaagaaataatattgtatTGTAAAGGTGCACctgaaaatataataaaaaattgtaaatattatttaacTAAAAATGATGTACGTCCATTAAATGAaactttaaaaaatgaaattcATAATAAGATACAAAATATGGGAAAAAGAGCATTAAGAACACTTAGCTTTgcttataaaaaattaagtaGTAAAGATCTAAATATTAAGAATACAgatgattattataaacTAGAACAAgatttaatttatttagGTGGATTAGGTATTATTGATCCACCACGTAAATATGTAGGAAGAGCAATTAGATTATGCCACATGGCTGGTATACGTGTATTTATGATTACAGgtgataatattaatacgGCCAGAGCTATAGCTaaagaaattaatatattaaataaaaatgaaggAGATGATGAAAGGgataattatacatataataaaaatacacaAATATGTTGTTATAATGGAAGGGAATTTGAAGATTTTTCATTAGAAAAGcaaaaacatattttaaaaaatacacCAAGAATTGTTTTCTGTAGAACTGAACCTAAAcataaaaaacaaatagTAAAAGTATTAAAAGATTTAGGAGAAACGGTTGCTATGACAGGTGATGGTGTAAATGATGCACCAGCATTGAAATCAGCTGACATAGGAATAGCAATGGGTATTAATGGAACAGAGGTAGCTAAAGAAGCATCAGATATTGTTTTAGCTGatgataattttaataCTATAGTTGAAGCAATTAAAGAAGGAagatgtatatataataatatgaaagCATTCATCCGTTATCTAATTAGTAGTAATATAGGAGAAGTTGCAtccatttttataacaGCCTTATTGGGTATACCTGACAGTTTAGCTCCCGTTCAATTGTTGTGGGTAAATTTGGTTACTGACGGATTACCAGCAACAGCACTAG GGTTCAATCCACCAGAACATGACGTAATGAAGTGCAAGCCGAGACACAAAAACGACAATTTAATAAACGGTCTAACTTTAttaagatatataattattggAACATATGTAGGAATAGCTACAGTCTCGATATTTGTGTACTggtttttattttatccAGATTCAGATATGCACACGTTGATAAACTTTTATCAATTATCACATTATAACCAATGTAAAGCATGGAATAACTTCCGTGTAAATAAGGTTTATGATATGTCTGAGGATCActgttcatatttttcagCAGGGAAAATTAAG gCAAGCACCTTATCTTTATCCGTTTTAGTTTTAATAGAAATGTTTAATGCTTTGAATGCCTTGAGTGAGTATAATTCCTTATTTGAAATACCACCATGGAGAAATATGTACCTAGTATTAGCTACAATAGGTTCCTTACTCTTACATGTCTTAATACTTTACATTCCACCCTTAGCTCGTATTTTTGGTGTTGTTCCATTAAGTGCATATGACTGGTTCTTAGTATTCTTGTGGTCCTTCCCAGTTATTATACTTGAcgaaattattaaattctATGCAAAGAGGAAATTAAAGGAAGAGCAGAGAACcaagaaaattaaaattgaTTAA